In Syntrophorhabdus sp., the DNA window CTGTCATTGAGGTGCGGCGTCGGGACGTGGGTGATAAAGAACTGGCTTCCGTTCGTGTTCGGTCCGGCGTTGTCCATGGAAAGGATCCCCGGTTTGTTGTGCCTGAGATCGGGCGAGAACTCGTCCTTGAAGCGGTAGCCGGGGCCGCCCGTGCCCGTGCCGAGGGGGCAGCCGCCCTGGATCACGAACCCGCGGATCACCCTGTGGAATGTCAGGTTGTCGTAAAAGCCCCGTCTGGACAGGTTCACGAAGCTCAATACCGTAAGCGGGGCCTGATCGGGGAAGAGCTTCACCGCTATGTCACCCTTCGTTGTTTTTATTGTGGCACTCAAGGCTGGATACGATGGTTTCATTTTCTTCTCCTTGTTTCCTTCCCCGGCAAATGAGACAAGACACGTCACGGCCAGGAAGGCCAGAACTGATGCGATCAATGTCGTTCTCTTCACGGCTGTTGCCTCGTCATTTACGGTTTCTTTGGAGCAGGCTTTTTCGGAACCGGTTTCTTGTCCGCCTGAGAGGGTTTCTTGTCCGCCTGAGCGGAAGATTTCTTCGGC includes these proteins:
- a CDS encoding peptidylprolyl isomerase produces the protein MKPSYPALSATIKTTKGDIAVKLFPDQAPLTVLSFVNLSRRGFYDNLTFHRVIRGFVIQGGCPLGTGTGGPGYRFKDEFSPDLRHNKPGILSMDNAGPNTNGSQFFITHVPTPHLNDRHSVFGEVKDSKDQEIVDSIAVGDRINTIIIEGDYSRLAEDHKQDLQKWNEVLDKK